From the Mycobacterium sp. 155 genome, the window CAGCGACCGAAGTCATCCGATTGGGAACCATGGTGACCAACCCAAACTTCCGGCACCCGGTCACCCTGGCGAAAGACCTCATTACGCTCGACGATCTGTCCGATGGTCGTATCACGCTCGGAATAGGCTCTGGTGGAACCGGGTTCGATGCCAGCGTACTGGGTGATGGGCCCTGGCCACCGCGGGAGCGAGCAGATCGCTTCGCTGAATTCCTCGCACTACTGAACACGCTGCTCCAGCAGGACGCGACAACCTCGCACGGTAACTACTACACAACCATCGAGGCGCGTAACATCCCGGGTTGCGTTCAGGCGCCGCGGATTCCGTTCTACGTCGCAGCGACGGGCAGGCGCGGTCTCGGTCTTGCCGCGCGGTACGGACAAGGCTGGGTCACCGACCTCGACACGACAGCCACCGGCGACGTTACGATCGAAGAAGGTTTGCGCGTCCTGCGGAGTCGACTGGACAAGCTCAGCACAGCATGCGATGCCGTGGGGCGGGACGTGACCGAACTCGACAAGGTGCTCGTCCATGGCTCGTCTCCGAAACTCAGTTCCGTTGCCGCCTTCGTGGACTGGGCGGGCCAGCACAGCGCAATGGGCTTTACCGAAATCGTGCTGCATTGGCCGGTGCCGGACTCGGTATTCGCCGGTGACATGACGCTGTTCGAGAAGATCGCGACCGACGGTCGAACGCAAGTAGGTCTCCTGTAGTCGGCCGAGCAAAACGCTTGAGGGGCCTGGTCGTAGAGAACGCGCACCGCACCCATTCACTTTCGTGAGCGCCTTTTGGAATCAATAGTGATTCTTAGCGGATAGTTCTGCAATCTTTCGCTGTTCCTAATTGCACAATCTCGGCGGCATTAGAGTCACGGGTACAGGAGAGTGCGGTTCGACATCGCTTGGCCACGGGAGCGTTGCCGTAACTGGGAGCCAGGAAGAAATTTGAGGTGCACCGCATGAAAACTGTTCCCCCACAGGCCTCCGTTGTCGTGATCGGTGGCGGTGTGATCGGTACCAGCATTGCCTGTCATCTGGCGGCTTCCGGCGTGGGTGATGTGGTTTTGGTCGAGCGGGGCGAGTTGGCCAGTGGGTCGACGTGCAGGGCAGCCGGGGGTGTGCGCGCAACGTTTAGCGATCCGGCAAATATCGCGATCGGGCTTCGGGGCCTGGAGGTCTACGCGCGGTTCGGTGAGTTGTACGGCCAGGACATCGACTTTCGTCGCGACGGGTACTTGTACCTATTGTCGGATCGGGAAAGCTTGGACAACTTCACCGAGCAGGTCGCAGTGCACAATCGACATGGGGTACCTAGTGTGATCGTCGATCCCGATGAGGCGAAACGGATTTCACCGCTGATCCGCTCCGACGACCTGGTGGGAGCGTGCTGGTCGCCGCGGGACGGCAAGGCAACTCCGGAGGCGGTGGTGATGGGGTATGCGACGGCCGCGCGCCAGCACGGTACGCGGATCGTGCGGCATTGCGAGGTTCTCGACATCACTCGGCGGGCGGACTCGATCACCGGGGTGGTCACCAGTGGGGGTGTCATCGCGACCAGAACCGTGGTGTGCGCCGCAGGGGCCTGGTCGGGTGTTATCGGCGACATGATCGGTGTTGAGATTCCGGTCACGCCAGTGCGTCGTCAGATCGCGTTCACCGAGCCGGTGGCCGAGCTGCCGGCCCGCTCACCGTCGTTGACCATCGATTTTCCCTCCAGTTTCTACTTTCATCCCGAGGGTGCCGGTTTGCTGTTGGGCTGGTCTGATCCGCGCCAGGAGCCCGGTTTCAATCTGAAGTTCGAGCTCGACGACTGGTTGATGGGAGTCGGTCAGATCGCGGCGCGGTGCGCGCCGGCGGTGCTCGATTACGGCATCCGTACCGGATGGGCGGGGCTCTACGAGGTGACCCCGGACTGCAATCAGATCATCGACCGTCC encodes:
- a CDS encoding LLM class flavin-dependent oxidoreductase, which translates into the protein MLLSTIILPVYPWREARVIWQRAERLGFQAAYTYDHLSWRTFRDRTWFGTIPTLAAAATATEVIRLGTMVTNPNFRHPVTLAKDLITLDDLSDGRITLGIGSGGTGFDASVLGDGPWPPRERADRFAEFLALLNTLLQQDATTSHGNYYTTIEARNIPGCVQAPRIPFYVAATGRRGLGLAARYGQGWVTDLDTTATGDVTIEEGLRVLRSRLDKLSTACDAVGRDVTELDKVLVHGSSPKLSSVAAFVDWAGQHSAMGFTEIVLHWPVPDSVFAGDMTLFEKIATDGRTQVGLL
- a CDS encoding FAD-binding oxidoreductase; this translates as MKTVPPQASVVVIGGGVIGTSIACHLAASGVGDVVLVERGELASGSTCRAAGGVRATFSDPANIAIGLRGLEVYARFGELYGQDIDFRRDGYLYLLSDRESLDNFTEQVAVHNRHGVPSVIVDPDEAKRISPLIRSDDLVGACWSPRDGKATPEAVVMGYATAARQHGTRIVRHCEVLDITRRADSITGVVTSGGVIATRTVVCAAGAWSGVIGDMIGVEIPVTPVRRQIAFTEPVAELPARSPSLTIDFPSSFYFHPEGAGLLLGWSDPRQEPGFNLKFELDDWLMGVGQIAARCAPAVLDYGIRTGWAGLYEVTPDCNQIIDRPGEVEGLLIATGYSGHGFLMGPATGEIVRDLYHGRTPRYDISRFTLDRFANADAVTSPAETNIV